In the Leishmania panamensis strain MHOM/PA/94/PSC-1 chromosome 30 sequence genome, one interval contains:
- a CDS encoding hypothetical protein (TriTrypDB/GeneDB-style sysID: LpmP.30.2180), protein MRTPLSSTSSSYSAEEERTVLHRRRSGGHGRGVYRSNDYNSTPLPSTVSRASRRRRHSHGHSELDERHSLLVPDDSNTAGQLTSAEPLTHDYPIDMDSEPGADMVEVRDVVASEFLVPAWRRGSRLLELRTLQAVDAPTEEINGGNDRAEQVEDHSISISQSISVTPPGPRLTATASAPPLVPSPQTNAPPLLLRPPMQEAEMPADPRTRLLDLVISNTTASITLAEMEKEMNWTARYTATYGPLKEYLQSYQSIFVVSPVDDRVRLRRLFSGRTNALAREALQPLQRSSSLALRQRHGRRTGRDTTHRSQSGADRRTGKPSLPSAEALAAHIGSISYSCIAERLDLDALETVYHRRGYKTEMAHAVLHVSSMNSFDLFLFSNGAVVWWGMDRKDHWMVDDDFLSASNHLLEGTEHRYLQAEIDALFPIWCSYEIDEQCEVVQQPSLLGFQLLEVKPALDRLAKVLCFDHYLVPASEPARSLVMLTFSHSLGRSAGVDYFEYVTKWSHRHILSTPAEFTGLLDYYSTKRRIARLEGEIAVAQLAIQSIHDIPEVLWEEPWLQGFYDMAEQQNTTDSRLSWFTSRSDMLLEQLSDIKGRRYRLFMLGSDVFLIVLLILDVMLMTSHLVSMMYFEVNEAA, encoded by the coding sequence ATGCGCAcaccgctctcctccacctcctcgtcttactcagcagaagaggagcgCACGGTTCTCCACCGCAGACGCTCGGGAGGACACGGGCGGGGCGTGTATCGTAGCAACGACTACAATAGCACCCCCTTACCCAGTACCGTGTCTCGCGCCtcgcgccgtcgtcgtcactcGCACGGGCATTCAGAGCTCGATGAGCGCCACAGCCTCCTCGTGCCGGATGACAGCAATACAGCGGGACAGCTCACAAGCGCAGAGCCCCTTACCCATGACTACCCAATCGACATGGATTCGGAGCCCGGTGCCGACATGGTAGAGGTAAGGGACGTGGTGGCGAGCGAATTTCTGGTGCCGGCGTGGCGCCGTggcagccgcctcctcgaACTCCGCACTCTCCAGGCTGTCGATGCACCGACAGAGGAGATCAACGGTGGCAACGATCGAGCGGAACAGGTCGAAGACCACAGTATCAGCATTAGTCAATCCATATCAGTCACTCCCCCGGGGCCGCGCTTAACGGCTACAGCTAGTGCCCCGCCGCTGGTGCCAAGTCCTCAGACGAACGCCCCCCCACTCCTTTTGCGGCCGCCCATGCAAGAGGCTGAGATGCCTGCTGACCCGCGCACCCGCTTGCTTGACCTGGTCATCAGCAACACCACTGCGAGTATTACACTCGCAGAGATGGAAAAGGAGATGAACTGGACCGCACGGTATACTGCCACGTACGGGCCGCTGAAGGAGTACCTGCAATCGTACCAGTCCATCTTCGTCGTGTCCCCCGTGGACGACCGCGTGCGACTGCGGCGACTTTTTTCCGGCCGCACGAACGCCCTCGCACGAGAGGCCCTCCAGCCATTGCAGCGCTCGTCATCACTGGCCTTACGCCAGCGACACGGACGCCGCACCGGGCGAGATACGACGCACCGATCGCAGTCCGGAGCAGACCGGCGAACCGGTAAACCGTCCCTGCCCTCTGCAGAAGCGCTGGCGGCTCACATTGGCAGCATCAGCTACAGCTGCATCGCAGAGCGCCTAGACCTGGATGCGCTGGAGACGGTCTATCACCGTCGGGGCTACAAGACAGAGATGGCGCACGCTGTCCTGCACGTCTCGAGTATGAACTCCTTTGACCTGTTCCTGTTTTCCAATGGTGCAGTCGTGTGGTGGGGCATGGACCGTAAAGACCACTGGATGGTAGACGACGACTTCCTGTCCGCCTCGAATCATCTGCTCGAAGGGACCGAGCATCGCTACCTCCAAGCTGAAATTGATGCCCTCTTCCCTATTTGGTGCTCGTATGAAATCGATGAGCAGTGTGAGGTTGTCCAGCAACCCTCGCTACTGGGGTTTCAGCTATTGGAGGTCAAACCAGCGCTTGATCGGCTCGCCAAGGTGCTCTGCTTTGACCACTATCTTGTTCCTGCCAGCGAGCCGGCACGCAGCCTCGTTATGCTCACCTTTTCCCACTCACTCGGCCGCTCTGCCGGGGTGGACTATTTTGAGTACGTGACAAAGTGGTCACACCGCCATATTCTCTCTACCCCCGCTGAGTTCACTGGACTGCTCGACTACTACTCGACGAAGCGACGCATTGCCAGACTCGAGGGCGAGATTGCCGTTGCTCAACTTGCGATTCAGTCGATTCATGACATCCCTGAGGTGCTGTGGGAGGAGCCGTGGCTGCAAGGGTTCTACGATATGGCCGAGCAGCAGAACACGACCGATTCGCGACTGTCATGGTTTACCTCGCGCAGTGATATGCTCCTGGAGCAGCTGAGCGACATCAAAGGCCGGCGGTATCGCCTCTTCATGCTCGGCTCCGACGTCTTTCTTATTGTTCTCCTCATTCTGGATGTGATGCTCATGACCTCTCACTTGGTCTCGATGATGTACTTTGAGGTGAACGAAGCGGCCTAA
- a CDS encoding hypothetical protein (TriTrypDB/GeneDB-style sysID: LpmP.30.2190), with translation MRRRCLLVDTIRLLDFSGMEVVLLRCPKFYAKENLMTVFPEAERRAQFIRAAQASGESSEANYYLLYTFQSADFVRSEDLAMLDGGESQDLTGADDEATTGESLTAPSPVCPRLKTEDDFSELIRISPTSVEWKDRSRERFFSFMAAARARLEKYFGSANESSSCFFMDWPDPATGLPICTERGATIFSDADAIQQFFSFNSVLIAGPGGGCRMIEHPRFGLNIYPAVGVLVVPRDAEGSLCEVIRSFAA, from the coding sequence ATGCGTCGTCGTTGTTTGCTTGTGGACACTATCCGATTGTTGGACTTTTCCGGTATGGAGGTGGTTCTACTGAGGTGCCCAAAGTTTTACGCAAAGGAGAACTTGATGACCGTCTTTCCAGAGGCAGAGCGGCGCGCACAATTCATTCGAGCAGCACAAGCAAGCGGGGAGTCATCGGAAGCCAATTACTATCTCCTCTACACATTTCAGTCAGCTGACTTTGTTCGTAGTGAGGACCTCGCTATGTTGGATGGCGGTGAGTCGCAGGACCTGACAGGCGCGGATGATGAGGCGACAACTGGAGAGTCGTTGACAGCGCCTTCGCCGGTGTGCCCGAGGTTGAAGACGGAGGACGACTTCTCAGAGCTCATCCGAATTTCTCCTACCTCGGTGGAATGGAAAGATCGCAGTCGCGAACGTTTTTTTAGTTTCATGGCTGCCGCACGGGCGCGGTTGGAGAAGTATTTCGGTAGCGCAAACGAATCGTCCTCATGCTTCTTCATGGACTGGCCGGACCCGGCGACGGGGCTGCCAATCTGCACGGAGCGTGGGGCCACCAtcttcagcgacgccgacgcgaTTCAGCAGTTCTTCTCATTTAACAGTGTTCTCATTGCTGGCCCTGGTGGAGGCTGCCGAATGATTGAGCATCCGCGATTCGGTCTCAACATCTACCCGGCGGTCGGTGTCCTCGTTGTGCCACGAGACGCTGAGGGGTCGTTGTGTGAGGTGATCCGAAGCTTCGCAGCGTGA
- a CDS encoding zinc-finger protein, conserved (TriTrypDB/GeneDB-style sysID: LpmP.30.2210), with protein MSRCGTCNVVLAKEEALRAHYGSEFHLTNVRRRVDGLRPLSQQEHRLTSKEVEGTVLDENCTPVYSCTLCNKTFRSVQTLQTHVRSTAHLMRKEQRIITRDSEAASMLTSTSLGSAAMGLHRRHNAKKSAAVRGDTKKAGPKVDVEEREEDTSEVRCMFCGFLSSTVESNVHHLERVHNFTIPLEAHCVDRAALLAYLARKTNGLMCIVCNEHTRSFKSLEALRDHMRETNHERLILSPEYQEFYDVALDDPESVKPVPLEGVRGDELVLTHDKATGKKRILMKREGDVPRTRPRETEEQNEKRMSILAAEKETRALATRELKELVVTQNKEAAWVAKRSGGERHDLQLDVGMRTNKLHPKGYDGNMMFS; from the coding sequence ATGTCTCGCTGTGGTACGTGCAACGTAGTGttggcgaaggaggaggcactgcgtGCGCACTACGGATCGGAGTTTCACCTCACAAATGTAcgccgccgcgtcgacgGCCTGCGCCCACTCTCGCAGCAGGAGCACCGCCTCACCAgcaaggaggtggagggcaCCGTCTTGGACGAGAACTGCACGCCGGTCTACTCGTGCACCCTGTGCAACAAGACGTTTCGCTCTGTCCAAACACTGCAGACGCACGTCCGCTCAACAGCGCATCTCATGCGaaaggagcagcgcatcatAACACGTGACTCGGAGGCGGCGAGTATGTTGACATCGACGTCGCTTGGCAGCGCGGCGATGGGGCTGCATCGTCGCCACAACGCCAAAAAaagtgctgctgtgcgtggtgATACAAAGAAGGCGGGTCCAAAGGTAGACGTCGAGGAACGGGAGGAGGACACGAGCGAGGTGCGCTGCATGTTCTGCGGCTTTCTCTCCTCGACTGTGGAGTCCAACGTGCACCATTTAGAGCGCGTGCACAACTTCACTATTCCGCTGGAGGCCCACTGCGTGGAccgggcagcgctgctggcgtaCTTAGCACGCAAGACCAACGGTCTTATGTGCATCGTCTGCAACGAGCACACCCGCTCCTTCAAAtcgctggaggcgctgcgcgaccACATGCGCGAGACGAACCACGAGCGTCTCATCCTCAGCCCTGAATACCAAGAGTTCTACGACGTGGCGCTCGACGACCCGGAGTCGGTGAAGCCGGTGCCACTCGAAGGTGTCCGCGGAGACGAACTTGTCCTGACACACGACAAGGCGACTGGAAAGAAGCGCATTCTGATGAAGCGGGAAGGTGATGTTCCACGCACCCGGCCACGTGAGACGGAGGAACAGAATGAAAAGCGCATGTCTATTCTGgccgcggagaaggagacgcgtgcgctggcgacgcgggagctgaaggagctggTTGTAACGCAGAACAAGGAGGCGGCGTGGGTGGCgaagcgcagcggtggtgagcgTCATGACCTCCAGCTCGACGTTGGCATGCGTACGAACAAGCTCCATCCGAAAGGGTACGATGGCAACATGATGTTCAGTTAA
- a CDS encoding hypothetical protein (TriTrypDB/GeneDB-style sysID: LpmP.30.2200), with translation MFEVVTYAYNGASAAVYRGLKIERETPKTLRDPGTFLSGAVAGGLGRVVALPFDQGGPKGIVQTVGRRALQFGFLMMFYCPIAHKLLPALEEDPLSKMLTTFMVGAFAGLNMRLVSNPISRVMDESRRIGKSPMDVARIMKNKTILQFWYTTPNLIANAIYFGTLFTVFEGLRRFTERNLAPIVQNESAKDTVMMRYDNESQLVGPSPRHRGPSVVDHNWNWKNYTTTIALNFIIGGAAATVASTVCYPLSAHQYMQTVIHDSAVCRGLMPMLVKEVPMVAFMFGTFSAAQPLLAPRHGVRCGFGY, from the coding sequence ATGTTTGAGGTGGTGACGTACGCCTACAATGGtgcctcggcggcggtgtaCCGTGGATTGAAAATAGAAAGGGAGACGCCCAAGACACTAAGGGACCCTGGGACGTTTCTCTCTGGAGCTGTTGCCGGTGGCCTCGGTCGAGTGGTAGCCCTGCCGTTTGACCAGGGCGGTCCGAAGGGCATTGTGCAGACTGTGGGTCGCCGCGCCCTGCAGTTTGGCTTCCTGATGATGTTCTACTGCCCTATTGCGCACAAGCTACTGcccgcgctggaggaggaccCGTTGTCGAAGATGCTGACCACCTTCATGGTGGGCGCATTCGCCGGGTTGAATATGCGTCTCGTCTCCAACCCGATCTCGCGCGTCATGGATGAGAGCCGTCGCATCGGGAAGTCGCCCATGGACGTTGCCCGGATAATGAAGAACAAGACCATATTGCAGTTCTGGTACACGACACCAAACCTTATCGCAAACGCCATATATTTTGGTACCCTCTTCACCGTCTTCGAAGGTCTTCGTCGCTTCACCGAGCGCAACCTTGCGCCTATTGTGCAGAACGAGTCGGCGAAGGACACAGTTATGATGAGGTATGATAATGAGTCGCAGCTTGTTGGGCCGAGTCCGCGTCACCGCGGGCCCTCGGTGGTGGACCACAACTGGAACTGGAAGAACTACACCACCACGATAGCGTTGAACTTTATCAttggtggcgcggcggcgacggtggcatCAACTGTGTGCTACCCACTTAGTGCACATCAGTACATGCAGACCGTGATTCACGACTCGGCCGTCTGCCGCGGGCTCATGCCGATGTTGGTCAAGGAGGTGCCGATGGTGGCATTCATGTTCGGCACGTTCTCTGCCGCCCAGCCTCTCTTGGCGCCGCGTCACGGTGTGCGTTGCGGTTTCGGCTACTAA
- a CDS encoding phospholipid-translocating P-type ATPase (flippase), putative (TriTrypDB/GeneDB-style sysID: LpmP.30.2220), with translation MRHIRPLDEAVANQYCTNLVVNSRYTIQNFLFKNLYEQFRRPLNFYFLLVAMLQFIAVIAPVNPLSTLLPLLFAFTLTAVKEGYDDVKRHWQDHTYNHTHRMVLDAKNSAWVSHINAEIRVGDVLLLRENEEVPCDVIVLGATSAVYIRTDNLDGEIDLKSKEMVQWSTIDPGSHSRRTYSVCEIPSQTEPPPALSIVAAVSDLCLVCPPPSSIIDFFEGRADLPPKPQGTVSDAGTAAVQVPLTHHHLLPQSCVLKNVAQAVCVAVYTGDDTKCGMNKGEAPVKWAQIDKDVSRYSVYIFVCQILNAVIFGFIGFQANRSAHETAWYLPLPANEASASALIYPLRFFLLTTVMIPVSFKFVVDVCKYYMASAVEWDVAMMHATATTAAWQLPESSACIGCKARNSNILEDLGQIDYVLSDKTGTLTQNMMELDSVTICPGHHLSVSNISGTWTTLPEELKKHNPTTLAAVQQFAQMVALCNTVEVVHPHASAGESASVSEIAYHAASPDEVALCLGMRKLGVSLVYRDEYRVVLRMHRGQDGSHYDCGVQVAAKDGEEEGERTWAVHHIFHFSSEKKTMGIVVEESDSGRIWFVVKGADDRVMAMASPAPSSSIASVHSTSSPLHPECAAKLSLYAHRGLRTLLVACRELTRDELTVFLRNVAEAGCLVEGRQAHLDSLRAQMESGVTIIGITAIEDKLQDNVQETIGDMLVAGIKVWMLTGDKMETAEQIGLSCGLYRASDMIIRIGERASEVANTSNWRQNLFAFPIEQLPQSSAAAALVSEPAAQMCGNALEARVLCFDASDSSQLSNEPLRLMAHTAGGIADGTASSTGGGIFVSGAAERSAVLVMEGGTVLDTILRDPRLRARFCELSSRCRSVICARTTPSQKAALTKLVREGGYLTLSVGDGGNDVAMLQEAHVGVGISGKEGQQAARAADFSITQFSDLRTLLFVHGQQAYIRTAYVIKYSFYKSMLISFIQLAYNAIGTHMSGGTFWDSFSLTMWNGFYTLPQTILYCLDRCAPRVVLERNPYLYKMTRHAVDICPSNFFGSFVFRGVLQSIGLLWLSTRLYGPDFAYADCGGTASNDVTFSVAYTALMLSQLYTMWWESHAVTPLNLLVLVGMPLFYVYSTMMYSDNPTLQYFGVFRKLLDTTGVLSALGISIALVVPSIIYFTVLAFLQPNPRDVLRRAEDRRQRLLLKRRDYKRMQPCWVRWFGATPEESSIFCRRGDTAPHMYSEGDLMA, from the coding sequence ATGCGTCACATTCGCCCACTAGACGAAGCCGTGGCGAATCAGTACTGCACGAACCTTGTAGTCAACAGTCGCTACACGATACAGAACTTCCTCTTCAAGAACCTCTACGAGCAATTTCGCCGTCCTCTCAACTTTTACTTCCTACTCGTAGCTATGCTGCAGTTTATCGCGGTTATTGCACCGGTCAATCCGCTctccacgctgctgccgctcctttTCGCCTTCACGCTGACCGCTGTAAAGGAAGGCTACGATGACGTAaagcggcactggcaggaCCACACGTACAACCATACGCACCGCATGGTGCTGGACGCCAAGAATTCGGCCTGGGTTTCGCACATCAACGCAGAAATTCGCGTCGGGGatgtgctgttgctgcgcgaGAATGAGGAAGTTCCGTGCGACGTTATTGTCCTCGGAGCTACCTCGGCAGTGTACATCCGCACTGACAACTTGGATGGCGAGATCGACCTGAAGTCAAAGGAGATGGTTCAGTGGTCTACGATAGACCCAGGCAGCCACTCGCGACGCACGTACTCGGTTTGCGAGATCCCTTCGCAGACAGAGCCGCCGCCCGCCTTGAGTATCGTTGCTGCCGTCTCAGACCTTTGCCTAGTGTGTCCTCCGCCGTCATCGATCATTGACTTTTTCGAGGGCCGCGCGGACCTTCCACCTAAGCCACAAGGGACTGTCTCTGACgcaggcactgcagcggtgcaaGTCCCCCTCACCCACCATCATCTCCTCCCGCAGTCGTGCGTCCTGAAGAACGTCGCGCAGGCGGTCTGCGTCGCGGTGTACACGGGCGATGACACGAAGTGTGGCATGAACAAAGGCGAGGCGCCGGTGAAGTGGGCACAAATCGACAAGGACGTCAGCCGCTACTCTGTTTACATTTTTGTGTGCCAAATACTGAACGCCGTCATCTTTGGCTTTATTGGGTTTCAGGCGAACCGCAGCGCGCATGAAACGGCCTGgtacctgccgctgccagcgaaCGAAGCCAGCGCGTCGGCCCTTATTTACCCGCTGCGCTTCTTCCTGCTAACCACGGTAATGATCCCCGTCTCATTCAAGTTTGTTGTGGACGTGTGTAAATACTACATGGCTAGCGCGGTTGAGTGGGACGTCGCAATGATGCACgcgacagcaacgacggcggcgtggcagcTGCCGGAGTCGTCGGCGTGCATTGGATGCAAGGCGCGGAACTCGAATATCCTCGAGGACCTGGGTCAGATCGACTACGTCCTTTCTGACAAGACTGGGACTCTCACACAGAACATGATGGAGCTGGACTCCGTGACCATCTGTCCtggccaccacctctctgtGTCCAACATCTCGGGCACATGGACGACTCTGCCGGAGGAGCTTAAGAAGCACAACCCCACGACGCttgcggcagtgcagcaaTTTGCGCAGATGGTTGCCCTGTGCAACACTGTGGAGGTTGTGCATCCCCATGCATCTGCAGGCGAGAGCGCAAGTGTTTCGGAGATTGCCTACCACGCTGCGTCTCCAGACGAGGTTGCTCTCTGTCTGGGGATGCGCAAATTGGGGGTATCACTCGTGTACCGCGACGAATATCGCGTCGTGCTTCGCATGCACCGTGGTCAAGACGGCAGCCACTATGACTGTGGGGTGCAAGTAGCAGCGAaagacggcgaggaggagggcgagcggACTTGGGCAGTACACCACATcttccacttctcctctGAGAAGAAGACGATGGGGATCGTTGTGGAGGAGTCCGACTCTGGTCGTATTTGGTTCGTTGTGAAAGGCGCTGACGATCGGGTGATGGCAATGGCCTCACCGGCGCCGTCATCCTCGATCGCTTCAGTGCACTCCACCAGCTCCCCGCTCCATCCGGAATGCGCGGCGAAGCTGTCCCTCTACGCTCACCGCGGCCTCCGCACCCTTCTGGTGGCGTGCAGGGAACTCACACGGGATGAGCTCACCGTTTTTCTACGCAACGTCGCGGAGGCGGGCTGTTTAGTCGAGGGCCGGCAGGCCCATCTCGACTCGCTACGTGCGCAGATGGAGTCAGGGGTAACCATTATCGGCATCACAGCCATTGAGGATAAACTGCAGGACAATGTGCAAGAAACGATTGGTGACATGCTCGTCGCCGGCATCAAGGTTTGGATGCTGACAGGAGACAAGATGGAAACTGCCGAACAGATCGGATTGTCGTGCGGCCTTTACCGTGCAAGTGATATGATCATTCGCATTGGGGAGCGTGCCAGTGAGGTGGCTAATACAAGCAACTGGCGCCAGAATCTCTTCGCCTTCCCGATCGAGCAGTTGCCTcaaagcagcgccgcagcagcacttgTGTCCGAGCCGGCGGCGCAGATGTGCGGCAATGCACTGGAGGCGCGCGTGTTGTGTTTTGACGCGAGCGACTCGTCTCAGCTGTCGAACGAGCCGTTGCGTCTCATGGCGCACACAGCGGGCGGTATCGCGGACGGAACTGCGAGCAGCACTGGGGGTGGCATTTTTgtgagcggcgccgccgagcgcagcgccgtcctaGTTATGGAGGGCGGTACTGTGCTGGACACCATTCTGCGCGATCCAAGACTGCGGGCACGCTTCTGCGAACTATCGAGTCGCTGTCGCAGCGTCATCTGCGCGCGCACGACACCGAGTCAGAAAGCCGCTCTCACCAAGCTTGTGCGCGAGGGTGGCTATCTGACACTGTccgtcggcgacggcggcaacgatgttgcgatgctgcaggaggcacaCGTTGGCGTGGGAATTTCAGGCAAGGAGGGACAGCAGGCCGCGCGTGCCGCAGACTTCTCCATTACGCAATTTTCCGACCTACGTACGCTGCTGTTTGTGCATGGGCAGCAGGCGTACATCCGTACTGCGTACGTGATCAAGTATAGTTTCTACAAGTCGATGCTCATTTCTTTCATCCAGCTCGCCTACAATGCAATCGGCACCCACATGTCTGGTGGTACCTTCTGGGACAGCTTTTCTCTTACCATGTGGAACGGCTTCTACACGCTGCCCCAGACCATCCTTTACTGCCTTGaccgctgcgcaccgcgCGTGGTGCTAGAGCGCAATCCGTACCTCTACAAGATGACGCGGCACGCTGTCGACATATGTCCGAGCAATTTCTTTGGGTCTTTTGTGTTCCGTGGTGTGTTACAGTCAATTGGGCTGCTGTGGCTAAGTACCCGACTGTACGGACCCGACTTCGCATACGCCGACTGCGGTGGGACAGCGTCGAATGACGTGACGTTTAGCGTCGCCTACACGGCCCTAATGCTCTCCCAGCTGTACACGATGTGGTGGGAGTCGCATGCTGTCACACCGCTAAACCTCCTCGTACTTGTCGGCATGCCACTCTTCTACGTGTACTCGACGATGATGTATAGTGACAATCCGACGCTGCAGTACTTTGGCGTATTTCGCAAGTTGCTTGACACAACCGGCGTCCTTTCAGCGTTGGGTATCTCTATTGCACTGGTTGTACCTAGCATAATCTACTTTACAGTACTCGCGTTTCTCCAACCAAACCCGCGCGATGTCCTACGCCGAGCTGAGGATCGTCgtcagcgcctgctgctgaagcggcgTGACTACAAGCGCATGCAGCCTTGCTGGGTGCGATGGTTTGGTGCCACGCCAGAGGAATCGTCCATATTCTGTCGGCGGGGCGACACTGCGCCGCACATGTATAGCGAAGGAGACCTCATGGCTTGA